Below is a window of Streptomyces qaidamensis DNA.
TGTCCGATCCGCACGGAACCGCGCTCAGGCCGCTCGCGGGCCGCAGGCGTGCGCAGGTGCGCCGAGAGCCTGCTCCAGTGCGGCGATGTCCGGGACGTCCTTCGGCCGTCGCAGCCGGCGCCTGTAGGCGAGCACGTGCCGGAGCTGGACGAAGCGGATGCCGGGCGACCCCCTCGGGCGACGATGTCGAGGTCCCCGAGCGACTTCTTGAGTCCATGTGCCCGCATGGGGCCGCTACCGAAGACCGCGCAGTGATCCGGGTCGAGTTCCGGTGACAGAAGGCGCTGCACCAACGGATGTGCCCACATGTGCATCTGCTCGGCCGCGTTGCTCATCGGATGTCCCCGCCTCTTGCCTCTGAGCGCCACCCTCGGACGGATCCGGACCGGGTCGCCCAGGACGACCTTGTCCTGCTGACCTGCGGTGGGATATCCGAGCGGCTGCTCAAGCCCGATGAGGCCGGGTACTCAGGGGCACCCCTGCGCCGCGGCCACAACCGTGGTTCGGTACCCGCGCACTTGGCCTCCGAGGCGGCCGACCCGCGCCTTATGATGCCTCGGGGGGCCGTGAGTCATCCGGTCCGCGTATCGGCAGTCTTCTCGGAGTCATGGGGGGCAACGTGGAGGACTGGGGACCACTCGTTCCCGCAGTCGCGCAAGTGTGGCCGCAAGCAGCTGAGTTCGTGCACGGAGCCGACCTCGAACGCCTGGAGTCACATGTTCTGACGGCGTTGCGGGAGCTGGACGCCGTACAGCACGTCTCCGCAGCCGGCGGCACGGAGGAGACGCCGACGCCCGAGACGTATGAGGCGATCGATTCGGCGGCGCGCGAAGTGGCCCTGGCATTCGAAGCCCACGCTCCGCTCGGAGCCATGCTGGCTGCCGAGTTCGACGCTCTTGCGGCCCGCCGGGAGCGGTTCGGCCCCGCCGCGCCGCCGCCGCACTGGGTCGCCTGGCAGCGTTCACTGCTGGTTCCGGTGCTGTACGCCACGGACCGCGCGCTCGACGGGAAGCGGGCCGGCTTCGGCGCGGGGCGCGGGGAACTGACGTACGGGGAAGCCCGGGTGGGAATCCCGGACGACCACCGTATGGGCGCCGCGGAGAAATCCCGTGTGTGGCGGCTGCGCTTCCGGGACGATCCGGCCAGGGTCGCGACCCTCGGCGCCGTGGCGAGGTCCACCGCCCCGGAGTTCACCGAGCTGACCCGCAAACGGCTCGCGGAGTGCGAGGTGGACCAGGCACTGCTGTTCGTCCACGGCTACAACGTCCCGTTCCGCGACGCCGTGATGCGTGCGGCCCAGATCGCCTACGACCTGAATTTCACCGGCGTCCCCCTGCTCTACAGCTGGCCGTCGAAAGGCACGGTCGGTGGCTACGTGGCGGACGAGAACTCCGTCAGCCGCGCGGTGCCGTACTTCCAGGAATTCCTGCGCCTGGTTCTGACAGAGACGAACGTGAGCGAGGTGCATGTGCTGGCCCACAGCATGGGGAACCGGCTGCTCACCGAAGCACTCGCCGACTTCGACACCACGAGCCTGCCCGAGGGCTCCGGCCGACTCGGCCAGGTGATCTTCGCCGCGCCCGACGTCGACGCCGAGGTGTTCCGTCGGCGCCTTCCCCGCATCGCCCGGCAGGCGGCCGGATGCACCCTCTACGCATCGTCCGTCGACCGAGCCCTGGCCGCTTCCCGCACCCTGGCGGCCGCACCGCGCGCCGGCCAGGCCGGGGCCGGAATCGTCGTCGCCCCGGGGCTCGACACCGTCGACGCCAGCGCCCTCGACACCGGGCTGATGGGCCACTCGTACGTGGGCGACCACACGTCCGTCCTCGCGGACGTCTACGGCCTGCTGCGGCAGGCCCTCCCGCCGTCCCGGCGCTTCGGGCTGGTGTCCGTGCCGCACGCCGACGGGTCCTACTGGTCCTTCCAGCCGCAGAAGTGACGCCTGCCGACCGTCCGCCCGCAGCAAGGTGACAGCGATGACGCATTTCCTCGACCGCCTACCCTTCGAATGGAGCGCCCCCGGAGCCCGGGAACTCCAGGAACTGCTCGTCTCCGTCTACGACGAGCCGATGGCCGTGAAGGCCATGGCGGGGAAGGCGGGCATCGTGACCTGGGACGTGGACTGGCGGCAGCCGGTCTACGGCGTCTGGTTCGACCTCATCCCGGCCGCCCGCAACCAGGGCAAGCTGAGGGCACTGCTCTCAGTGATCGAGAGCGGGCCGGACCTCGCGGTGGCGGAGCGTCTGAAGGAACTGATCGGAGACAGGCCGGTTCTCGAGGCACCCGCGGCGGATCCTCCGCCAGGTACGTGGAAGGACTTCTCCGACCCGGACCCCCTGGAACGACGGATCTTCAGCACCGACACCTTCCAGGACGTGGCGTTCCTGCGCCGGGGAACGGAACAGGCAACGGCGGTGTGCCGACTGCTCGTCACCGACGACCGTGGGCGCCGCTACCACGGCACGGCATTCCGGGTGAGCCACGACCTGCTGCTGACCAATCATCATGTCCTGTGCGGCGGCGGCACCCGCCCGGAGCAGGTGGATGCCTGGTTCGGCTACGAGCAGGACCTCGACGGCCGCGACCTGGAGCACGTGAGCGTCGCCTGCGATCCCGGCTCCGTGGTCGGTGACGAGACGGACGACTGGGCCGTCATCAAGGCGGCCGGACCCCTGCCCGACGACGCGGTCGTGATCGAACTGCCGGAGCGGGCCGGCCTGGACGTGGGCGACCGCCTCTACATCATCCAGCACCCGAACGGCGGAGTGAAGAAATTCGCCGCGCGGCACAACGTCGTGCGCTACGTCGACGACGAGATCGTCCAGTACTGGACCGACACCGACCGAGGATCGTCGGGCTCGCCCGTCTTCGACGAGCGGTGGCGGCTCGTCGCCCTGCATCGCCGCTGGACCCGGATCGGCCCGCTCAGCGCACCGGCCGAGTACCGCAATGAGGGCGTCAGGATCGAGCGGGTCGCGGCGGGCATGGCGCACGCGGGGCTGAGGTGACGCAGTGGCGCTCCTGCTCGACCAGACCGTCTTCGCGTTCGACGACGCGCAAGCCCGCGAACTCCTGGACGTGCTGCTGAAGGTCCACGACAGAGAGGCCTCCGTCCGGCAGTTCGTCGCGGCCGTCGGTCTCCTCCCCGCGGCCATCGAATGGAGAGGACCCCTCACCGACATCTGGCCGCGCGTGCTGGAACACGCGGCCTGCGCACGCAAGTTGCGGCAACTGATCCAGGTCGTCGCACACCATCCGAACAGTGCCGAGTACGACATCTTCAAGGTGCTCCTGTCCCAGGAACCGCCCGCAAAGGAGACCGACCCCTGTGCCGCGCTGCTGGTCGGCGGCGGACGCACGAGGGCGTTCATCGACCGGGGCGAACTGCGCGCGACCCTGCGCGAGATGCTCGACGCCCCCGGCGGCCGGGTACTGATCGTCGACGGCGACCGCAGGTGCGGCAAGACCTGGACCTGGTTCCTGCTCTGCCACGTCCTCGGCAATCGCAGGATCACCCCGTACAAGATCGATCTGTCCGCGTACGTGCCACCCGTCGAGGTGAGTGACATCGCCGCCGCGCTCACCGACCAGCTCGGCTGGGACTTGGGCCACGGCGACCCCTACGCGTCCGAAGCCACCCACGTCAGACGGCTGGTGAACGTGGCCAAGCGGCACATGCGCGCTCTGTCGGAGGACCACTGGCTCGTCTTCGACGGCATGGTGGGGACGGCGCTGACCCCATCCGCCCTGCGGATGGTGGAGGGCCTTGCGGAAGCGGTGGTCGACGGGGAGACCGGTGACCGCCTCAACATGGTCCTCATCGCCTACGACGGACAACTCCAGCCGTCCGCCGACCCGTATGTGTGGCGCACGCGCCTGGGCCCGATCGGCGTGGAGCACCTGCACGAGTTCTTCTGCTCGATCGCGGCGAGCGCCGGGGCGCGGATCGACCCGGCCGTCGCCGATCTCCTCGTCAAGGAGGTGCTGCGCGAGGCCACCGGCGGCGACCACGACCCCGGCCTGCCCCTGCCCCTCGAACGGATCTCCCATGTGGCCGCGCTCCGCGGCCGGCAGCTCTACCAGATGTACGGAGGAACAGGTGGCTGAGTCCTCACCCGGGAGGGACGTCACCGAGGACGACGTCCTGAACCTCCTGCGCTCGGCCCCTTCCACCGGTGCCCTGCCCGGCGCCGATGACGCGGGACCGCGGCGGTGGGCGCTGCGGGAGAAGACGGCCCTGGTGAGCGCCTTCGACGCGGCCGAGCTGGAGGAAGACGGGCCCGGCGAACACACGGCGGAAGCGGCCCTGCGGGAGTTCCTCTCGCACGACTGCGAGCGGGTGACCACCCGTCAGGGCCGGCGCTGGCGACTGCTTCCGGCAGCGCGCACGACGACGCTGGAGCGACTGGGCACCCCGGACCGCCTGCTGGCGGCCCTGCGCTCGGGGGCCGGGACGGGACAGGACACCGCGCGGGACTGCGCGGAGCGGCTCCTGACGGGCACCGCGCGGCCGCTCGGCGAACTGCGCCTGGAAGAGCTGCACGCCGCCCTCACCGTCGCCGGCTGGCTCGACGACGCGCCGCGCGCCCGCGCCGCCCTGGCCGCACGATCCCTCACCCTGCCCGGCACACAGGACATCAGCCGGCACATCGAACTGGCGAGACTCTTCCAGCCCTTGGACGCACTGGCCGATGCCACCTTCTGCGGGCGCGAGCGTGAACTGGGGGAACTGGCCCGGCACGTCCGCACCGGTGCGGACGGCCCACCGGGACGGCCCCCTTGGCTGCTGATCCACGGCCCCGGCGGCGTGGGCAAGTCCACCCTCGTCGCCCGTTTCGTGCTGGACGGCGTCACGCGGGCCCGGCCGTCGCACGGACGGCCCTACGCCTATCTCCCCTTCGATCGCACCGACCTGGTGCCGGAGCAGCCGCTCACGGTGCTGGGCGAAATGCTGCGGCAGCTGCCGATACTGCTACCCGCACTCGACGGACCCGCGGTACCCGAGCTTCAGGGGGCGGTGCGCACCACCCTGGAGGCGGACAGCAGGGCGGAGAGCGAGCTGCGGGGCACCAGAGGCCCGAGAACGGGACGGCGGAGCGACGAGACGGCCCTCGTCGCCCGGTTCGCCCATCTGGTGACCGGGGCGCTGCGTCCCGGGAACCGGCCGGTCCTGTTGGTTCTCGACACCTTCGAACAGGCCCAGCGCAAGGGGGCCTTCACCCTGGCACGGCTGCTGGACTTCCTCGAAGTCCTGCAAGACCTGTGCCCGTGGCTGCGGATCATC
It encodes the following:
- a CDS encoding effector-associated domain EAD1-containing protein, which codes for MALLLDQTVFAFDDAQARELLDVLLKVHDREASVRQFVAAVGLLPAAIEWRGPLTDIWPRVLEHAACARKLRQLIQVVAHHPNSAEYDIFKVLLSQEPPAKETDPCAALLVGGGRTRAFIDRGELRATLREMLDAPGGRVLIVDGDRRCGKTWTWFLLCHVLGNRRITPYKIDLSAYVPPVEVSDIAAALTDQLGWDLGHGDPYASEATHVRRLVNVAKRHMRALSEDHWLVFDGMVGTALTPSALRMVEGLAEAVVDGETGDRLNMVLIAYDGQLQPSADPYVWRTRLGPIGVEHLHEFFCSIAASAGARIDPAVADLLVKEVLREATGGDHDPGLPLPLERISHVAALRGRQLYQMYGGTGG
- a CDS encoding S1 family peptidase encodes the protein MTHFLDRLPFEWSAPGARELQELLVSVYDEPMAVKAMAGKAGIVTWDVDWRQPVYGVWFDLIPAARNQGKLRALLSVIESGPDLAVAERLKELIGDRPVLEAPAADPPPGTWKDFSDPDPLERRIFSTDTFQDVAFLRRGTEQATAVCRLLVTDDRGRRYHGTAFRVSHDLLLTNHHVLCGGGTRPEQVDAWFGYEQDLDGRDLEHVSVACDPGSVVGDETDDWAVIKAAGPLPDDAVVIELPERAGLDVGDRLYIIQHPNGGVKKFAARHNVVRYVDDEIVQYWTDTDRGSSGSPVFDERWRLVALHRRWTRIGPLSAPAEYRNEGVRIERVAAGMAHAGLR
- a CDS encoding alpha/beta hydrolase, with product MHGADLERLESHVLTALRELDAVQHVSAAGGTEETPTPETYEAIDSAAREVALAFEAHAPLGAMLAAEFDALAARRERFGPAAPPPHWVAWQRSLLVPVLYATDRALDGKRAGFGAGRGELTYGEARVGIPDDHRMGAAEKSRVWRLRFRDDPARVATLGAVARSTAPEFTELTRKRLAECEVDQALLFVHGYNVPFRDAVMRAAQIAYDLNFTGVPLLYSWPSKGTVGGYVADENSVSRAVPYFQEFLRLVLTETNVSEVHVLAHSMGNRLLTEALADFDTTSLPEGSGRLGQVIFAAPDVDAEVFRRRLPRIARQAAGCTLYASSVDRALAASRTLAAAPRAGQAGAGIVVAPGLDTVDASALDTGLMGHSYVGDHTSVLADVYGLLRQALPPSRRFGLVSVPHADGSYWSFQPQK